AACGCCAAACCACGCAGGTCtcacatttgtaaaaaaaaaaaaaagacacaaaaggaGGCTGTATttcgagcgcgcgcgcgcgcgcagatGGAGTCCCCACGCGGAATTCTTGTAAAGACAAAGGGAATTGTAACCGAAAAGCTCCGATGTGGAACTTTCTCAGCTCCAGAAAGCTGCTCGAGGACCCGCGCGGCAGTTAATTGAGCGCCTCGTGGGAAAGGGGGGCGCGTGCAACCTAATGTATCAGTTTCTGCCCCGCGCTTTGTTCTGAACAGACCaccgccccctcccctcccctcccgccTCGGCCGAACTGGGTTCCCCGCACCCGCGTCCTAGGGGGGCGCATCATTGCTTGTCTGCCAGTAGCTTCAACCGAGTGTattcaaaaaaacaaagcctCGCGTGCAGCATCACGCATTAAAAAGTCCTAGTGGATTATGGTTTGCAACATAATCGCGGTGTCCGTTTTATTCCGTTCGTTTTATTCCTCGTTTAGTGGGCGACTTCAGTGCTACAGTAGGGGTCCGTGAGCTGCAGTGTTACATTGCCCTTCTATAATTATGGAACTGTTTTTTATACCGAATTTGTGGATAATTGCAAGGAACGTAATTATATGATGGGGTATTATGATGTGTAACTGCCGCAATTATACTCTATAAACACACATCACGTGCGTCATTTGACAGTGACGTCATGTGATCCTGTAACCTTTCAGACACTTATACTGTTCGAACctaacaaattatttttgacaaaagTGTCAACTAGGTTaaggataaataataataaaataacacaatCAACTACCACTACTAATATTACAACAAGAACAAGAATAattcttgttgttgttattgttatacagtaataataattattaacatGATCAAATACGGATTCTTAATTTCATGAGCTTGCATTCATGAAATAATAGGTGAAATCCTAGCCTAACCCGTCTTTGTTGTTCACTCATCATTGCTACACgccaccccactccaccccacccccactgttGACAACGCTGCAGATGGAACGCGGACGCTAAAAACTGTTTGGAAACGGTGATTCCAAACAAAAACCCACTGGATGTAACCTGGGGGAGAATCACAGAAACGTTCCTCGCGGGCGCCCGGTGCAGGATGGGGCGTGTTGGTAGGGAGTGTCCGGGCTTgtggttgtggtggtggtggtggaggggggacATTGATGATGACAGACGCCCATCTGGTGCTGATGGCTGATGGCTCGTGCCGGACGCGTGATCATATTCCTCAGAGCACGATGTTGTGCACGATGCACAAAACATACAACATATTGCAACATATCGTAGGTTATTAtcataaaaatgaatgtttactATTTCTTATAGAAGATTATATTTTATCTCAGAACAACTCGTATTTcgttcaacatttattttaattcaccGAGGACCTATGTTACTAGCCGTGCGTCTTTGTCGTATGCGTAAACTACTTCTATTAAGATCTGTAACCATGCGTTCTTAGAattgcaatatatatatatatataatatatattgtataacatatatataaatgtttttgtccCCTTAAAAGTTTGATCCCTTCGTCGATCACGGAGGTTCTGCGGTGAGAAGCGCCTCGCGCGCACCAGCCCCCCCGGATGCCCCCAGTGCCCCTGTAGAACCTTCAGGTGCTGTGACGCAAACTGCTCCCGCTCCTGGCGCAATAACTGCATAAAATGAATAAGCAGATGTTATTTAAATATAGCTTGGCTTGGGGATCTGCATTTTTATAATCACGGCTGCAGCGCATCACCTCCAAACAGTGCTCATCACCCATTCGTCGCAGCTTTGAATAACTTCATTATGGCACAGAATCATAAGAATAACCTATAATGAGCAAAACGTTATATGCGTTGATAAACATAAGAATACATCATGCATTTGTGAAAACGAAACAGTGGGAGGTACGGGacgttaaaaataaacattttgcctAGTGCTTCTCTTTTTATCCCAATTTTTAAACACCTATGTTTTGTCCATAGAAATTTTACCACTAAAACTAAAGCAGAAGTAAGATTTTAAAAACCGGCGTATAAATAAATGAGGCGTTCACTTATTTTAAGGTTTTCTGACCCAACAACGCGCATTGTTCGTGCTGTATAAAATACAATCGAATCATATTTGTTAGAACCACGTTCACTTTTACCAGTATAATTCAGCAACGAATTCAAAGAGCTGTTtcatcattaaaaatgtatgcaaacatatactgtaaattattccACGTTttacaaacatacattttctttatttttgacaGCCATTCATCCCACAACGGATTTTGCATTTTAGAGAGAGTAGAAGAAATAAGCTATAAATAACTGACAagagtttaaaataaacacatttagacAAAATTGTGCGACGTCACTTGTCGTAAGAGGAGACAGGTGTTGTTACAGAAGACAGATGGTGACTTTTAGATGCTCCAAAAAGCACAAGTTTGGGCATCAGAATGACGGGACAAAAGGTGGGGGGCAGTGACGCGCAACTTTTCAGGTACTGGGGGGCGAAAATATTATCAAAAGCACTCAATGGGCGTATATACAAAAATCAGcggggagtggggggtgggtcGGGTTTGGTCGAATACGGGGGGCCGGGGGCGGGCGGAGGAGCACGGCCCCCCCACCCCGGCCCCATGCTACGTGTCTGGCTTGGGGTCGCACCGGTGACGCGCAGACCCCCTATAAATACCCACCTAAGCCGAGCCCGAACTCATTTCACTTGTGGAACTTCCCAGAACGAACGAACACGCCTGTGAAGCATGGCCCCTAGCACCAAATCAGTCGAGTCGCATGGCTCTGCGCTCGAAATGACCAAAAGAAGACAAGCCATTGAGCTGAGAAAGGTGAGAAACATGTCTATGAATTGTACTTCTATATACATTTCATACACATGACACATGaatgtttaaatgtgaattaacTTAATGTTCTAATGTTTCTTTCAGACCATGAAGCCTTTGATGGAGAAGAGGCGACGCGCGCGCATCAATGAGAGCCTCAACCACCTGAAGACCCTCATTCTCCCTTTAACTAGAAAAGATGTGAGTTTCTCCATTAACAACTATGAATACATTCGCAATTATgacattttacatacatacaatcTCTAACATAAACtaatcattgtacatcactCTTCTCTGTTCCAGAAATCTCGGTATTCCAAGCTTGAAAAAGCTGATGTTCTTGAGATGACCGTGAGATTTCTGAAGGATCTTACACATGCACCAATTAAAAGTGAGTAATTAATCCATAATTCCAAGTTGTTGTCCTTATTTGCATATGTGTATCTTTTgcttcatttcagcaaaagttAAAGGAGCCCCCTTCTCCATTCTAGGTCCATCGGACAGTTACAGAGAGGGCTACAAAGCCTGTCTTCAGCGGGTCTCCACCCTGCTTCCCAAAACGAACCTCCTGGACGCGGACACAAGCCGGCGCCTCAACGAGTACATCCAGCAGGCCATGACACCCTGCCAGAGCTGCAACTGCAGCGGTGAGACCTCCAGACCTGCTCCCCAGATGAACTCGAAAAGTGTCCAGAACTTCAGGTCCTCAGGAGCTGCAATCTCAAGATTTGAAGCTCAGCGTGCGTCAAGAGGCAGCATCCTGATCCAACCGCAGCCAGCACCGCAGGCTGTCAGTAATAACGTGTGGAGACCTTGGTAGATCTAGATACAGAAGCAGTGGCCCACCTAAATGGcatttaaatgctgtaaaatatgtatgtgttgTCCATAAAAAAGCAATGACACAATAAGTAATTGaggtatactgtaaatgttcaaTATAGTTCGGACTGTTAGTGCTGATGATGGTGAAAAAGTTCAGATTtgttaatgtattaattcaggatCATTCCTTTTTGGTAAGAATCTGAGGAAAGATTTGAATTCTGTGATAATATATTTAATTCTCCATGGGGGTTAAATGAATATGGGCTGTAAACAGAACCTCTGTAAACCCCAAGGGTTGCTATGTATGTGTTATTTTTTGCACAATTGACTTTTATAAGGTGGGTCTGTGCAAAGACTTAAGGTGTAAGCACTGTGTGTTAAAAAGGATAATATATTGTTCATTGGGATTTAAAATGAGTCACTAAG
Above is a genomic segment from Scleropages formosus chromosome 2, fSclFor1.1, whole genome shotgun sequence containing:
- the LOC108924907 gene encoding transcription factor HES-2-like — protein: MAPSTKSVESHGSALEMTKRRQAIELRKTMKPLMEKRRRARINESLNHLKTLILPLTRKDKSRYSKLEKADVLEMTVRFLKDLTHAPIKSPSDSYREGYKACLQRVSTLLPKTNLLDADTSRRLNEYIQQAMTPCQSCNCSGETSRPAPQMNSKSVQNFRSSGAAISRFEAQRASRGSILIQPQPAPQAVSNNVWRPW